A stretch of the Argentina anserina chromosome 6, drPotAnse1.1, whole genome shotgun sequence genome encodes the following:
- the LOC126798240 gene encoding probable protein kinase At2g41970 isoform X5 produces the protein MSCCGGAEEENYGPPPNQYTTAPPRGGGGGNDRGEPRSSNPVKSGAPAKALPIEIPAMPLDELNRLTGNFGQKALIGEGSYGRVFYAKLSSGKPVAIKKLDAGSGEPDSDFGSQLSTVSRLKHDHFVELMGYCLDGNNRILVFEFAQMGSLHDILHGRKGVQGAEPGPALSWNQRIKIAYGAAKGLEYLHEKVQPSIVHRDVRSSNVLLFDDHVAKIADFNLTNQSSDTAARLHSTRVLGTFGYHAPEYAMTGQITQKSDVYSFGVVLLELLTGRKPVDHTMPKGQQSLVTWATPRLSEDKVKQCVDPKLNNDYPPKAIAKLAAVAALCVQYEADFRPNMTIVVKALQPLLNSSKPAGPDTNA, from the exons ATGTCGTGCTGCGGCGGTGCGGAGGAAGAAAACTACGGCCCCCCTCCTAACCAATATACAACTGCTCCACCCCGAGGTGGCGGTGGAG GCAATGACAGAGGAGAGCCAAGGAGTTCCAATCCGGTTAAAAGTGGGGCTCCGGCAAAGGCCTTGCCTATTGAAATTCCGGCTATGCCTTTGGATGAGTTAAATAGGCTAACGGGTAACTTTGGTCAAAAGGCTTTGATAGGGGAAGGTTCTTATGGTCGGGTTTTCTATGCGAAACTAAGTAGTGGTAAGCCTGTTGCAATTAAGAAGTTGGATGCAGGTTCAGGAGAGCCAGACTCAGATTTTGGATCTCAA TTATCAACAGTATCAAGACTTAAGCATGACCATTTTGTGGAGTTGATGGGGTATTGCTTAGACGGAAATAATCGAATTTTGGTTTTCGAGTTTGCACAGATGGGGTCTTTACATGACATATTGCATG GAAGGAAAGGAGTACAAGGAGCTGAACCTGGTCCAGCTCTAAGTTGGAATCAAAGAATTAAAATTGCCTATGGTGCAGCCAAAGGCCTCGAGTATCTGCATGAAAAGGTTCAACCTTCCATAGTTCATCGGGATGTCAGATCCAGCAATGTGCTACTCTTCGATGATCATGTTGCGAAAATTGCAGACTTCAACTTGACCAATCAGTCATCAGACACAGCTGCACGACTTCATTCGACTAGAGTTTTGGGAACCTTTGGCTATCATGCTCCTGA GTATGCTATGACGGGGCAGATAACACAGAAGAGTGATGTTTACAGTTTTGGGGTTGTTCTATTAGAGCTCTTGACCGGAAGAAAACCTGTAGACCATACAATGCCAAAAGGACAACAGAGTCTTGTTACCTGG GCAACTCCAAGATTGAGCGAGGACAAAGTGAAGCAGTGTGTTGATCCCAAACTAAACAACGACTACCCACCAAAGGCGATTGCTAAG TTGGCAGCAGTGGCAGCACTTTGTGTGCAGTATGAAGCTGACTTCCGGCCAAACATGACAATTGTTGTGAAGGCTCTACAGCCATTACTCAATTCATCAAAACCTGCTGGACCAGACACAAATGCTTAG
- the LOC126798240 gene encoding probable protein kinase At2g41970 isoform X2, with amino-acid sequence MSCCGGAEEENYGPPPNQYTTAPPRGGGGGAYGGNDRGEPRSSNPVKSGAPAKALPIEIPAMPLDELNRLTGNFGQKALIGEGSYGRVFYAKLSSGKPVAIKKLDAGSGEPDSDFGSQLSTVSRLKHDHFVELMGYCLDGNNRILVFEFAQMGSLHDILHGRKGVQGAEPGPALSWNQRIKIAYGAAKGLEYLHEKVQPSIVHRDVRSSNVLLFDDHVAKIADFNLTNQSSDTAARLHSTRVLGTFGYHAPEYAMTGQITQKSDVYSFGVVLLELLTGRKPVDHTMPKGQQSLVTWATPRLSEDKVKQCVDPKLNNDYPPKAIAKLAAVAALCVQYEADFRPNMTIVVKALQPLLNSSKPAGPDTNA; translated from the exons ATGTCGTGCTGCGGCGGTGCGGAGGAAGAAAACTACGGCCCCCCTCCTAACCAATATACAACTGCTCCACCCCGAGGTGGCGGTGGAGGTGCATATGGAG GCAATGACAGAGGAGAGCCAAGGAGTTCCAATCCGGTTAAAAGTGGGGCTCCGGCAAAGGCCTTGCCTATTGAAATTCCGGCTATGCCTTTGGATGAGTTAAATAGGCTAACGGGTAACTTTGGTCAAAAGGCTTTGATAGGGGAAGGTTCTTATGGTCGGGTTTTCTATGCGAAACTAAGTAGTGGTAAGCCTGTTGCAATTAAGAAGTTGGATGCAGGTTCAGGAGAGCCAGACTCAGATTTTGGATCTCAA TTATCAACAGTATCAAGACTTAAGCATGACCATTTTGTGGAGTTGATGGGGTATTGCTTAGACGGAAATAATCGAATTTTGGTTTTCGAGTTTGCACAGATGGGGTCTTTACATGACATATTGCATG GAAGGAAAGGAGTACAAGGAGCTGAACCTGGTCCAGCTCTAAGTTGGAATCAAAGAATTAAAATTGCCTATGGTGCAGCCAAAGGCCTCGAGTATCTGCATGAAAAGGTTCAACCTTCCATAGTTCATCGGGATGTCAGATCCAGCAATGTGCTACTCTTCGATGATCATGTTGCGAAAATTGCAGACTTCAACTTGACCAATCAGTCATCAGACACAGCTGCACGACTTCATTCGACTAGAGTTTTGGGAACCTTTGGCTATCATGCTCCTGA GTATGCTATGACGGGGCAGATAACACAGAAGAGTGATGTTTACAGTTTTGGGGTTGTTCTATTAGAGCTCTTGACCGGAAGAAAACCTGTAGACCATACAATGCCAAAAGGACAACAGAGTCTTGTTACCTGG GCAACTCCAAGATTGAGCGAGGACAAAGTGAAGCAGTGTGTTGATCCCAAACTAAACAACGACTACCCACCAAAGGCGATTGCTAAG TTGGCAGCAGTGGCAGCACTTTGTGTGCAGTATGAAGCTGACTTCCGGCCAAACATGACAATTGTTGTGAAGGCTCTACAGCCATTACTCAATTCATCAAAACCTGCTGGACCAGACACAAATGCTTAG
- the LOC126798240 gene encoding probable protein kinase At2g41970 isoform X1, with amino-acid sequence MSCCGGAEEENYGPPPNQYTTAPPRGGGGGAYGGGGNDRGEPRSSNPVKSGAPAKALPIEIPAMPLDELNRLTGNFGQKALIGEGSYGRVFYAKLSSGKPVAIKKLDAGSGEPDSDFGSQLSTVSRLKHDHFVELMGYCLDGNNRILVFEFAQMGSLHDILHGRKGVQGAEPGPALSWNQRIKIAYGAAKGLEYLHEKVQPSIVHRDVRSSNVLLFDDHVAKIADFNLTNQSSDTAARLHSTRVLGTFGYHAPEYAMTGQITQKSDVYSFGVVLLELLTGRKPVDHTMPKGQQSLVTWATPRLSEDKVKQCVDPKLNNDYPPKAIAKLAAVAALCVQYEADFRPNMTIVVKALQPLLNSSKPAGPDTNA; translated from the exons ATGTCGTGCTGCGGCGGTGCGGAGGAAGAAAACTACGGCCCCCCTCCTAACCAATATACAACTGCTCCACCCCGAGGTGGCGGTGGAGGTGCATATGGAGGCGGAG GCAATGACAGAGGAGAGCCAAGGAGTTCCAATCCGGTTAAAAGTGGGGCTCCGGCAAAGGCCTTGCCTATTGAAATTCCGGCTATGCCTTTGGATGAGTTAAATAGGCTAACGGGTAACTTTGGTCAAAAGGCTTTGATAGGGGAAGGTTCTTATGGTCGGGTTTTCTATGCGAAACTAAGTAGTGGTAAGCCTGTTGCAATTAAGAAGTTGGATGCAGGTTCAGGAGAGCCAGACTCAGATTTTGGATCTCAA TTATCAACAGTATCAAGACTTAAGCATGACCATTTTGTGGAGTTGATGGGGTATTGCTTAGACGGAAATAATCGAATTTTGGTTTTCGAGTTTGCACAGATGGGGTCTTTACATGACATATTGCATG GAAGGAAAGGAGTACAAGGAGCTGAACCTGGTCCAGCTCTAAGTTGGAATCAAAGAATTAAAATTGCCTATGGTGCAGCCAAAGGCCTCGAGTATCTGCATGAAAAGGTTCAACCTTCCATAGTTCATCGGGATGTCAGATCCAGCAATGTGCTACTCTTCGATGATCATGTTGCGAAAATTGCAGACTTCAACTTGACCAATCAGTCATCAGACACAGCTGCACGACTTCATTCGACTAGAGTTTTGGGAACCTTTGGCTATCATGCTCCTGA GTATGCTATGACGGGGCAGATAACACAGAAGAGTGATGTTTACAGTTTTGGGGTTGTTCTATTAGAGCTCTTGACCGGAAGAAAACCTGTAGACCATACAATGCCAAAAGGACAACAGAGTCTTGTTACCTGG GCAACTCCAAGATTGAGCGAGGACAAAGTGAAGCAGTGTGTTGATCCCAAACTAAACAACGACTACCCACCAAAGGCGATTGCTAAG TTGGCAGCAGTGGCAGCACTTTGTGTGCAGTATGAAGCTGACTTCCGGCCAAACATGACAATTGTTGTGAAGGCTCTACAGCCATTACTCAATTCATCAAAACCTGCTGGACCAGACACAAATGCTTAG
- the LOC126798240 gene encoding probable protein kinase At2g41970 isoform X3, with protein sequence MSCCGGAEEENYGPPPNQYTTAPPRGGGGGAYGGGGEPRSSNPVKSGAPAKALPIEIPAMPLDELNRLTGNFGQKALIGEGSYGRVFYAKLSSGKPVAIKKLDAGSGEPDSDFGSQLSTVSRLKHDHFVELMGYCLDGNNRILVFEFAQMGSLHDILHGRKGVQGAEPGPALSWNQRIKIAYGAAKGLEYLHEKVQPSIVHRDVRSSNVLLFDDHVAKIADFNLTNQSSDTAARLHSTRVLGTFGYHAPEYAMTGQITQKSDVYSFGVVLLELLTGRKPVDHTMPKGQQSLVTWATPRLSEDKVKQCVDPKLNNDYPPKAIAKLAAVAALCVQYEADFRPNMTIVVKALQPLLNSSKPAGPDTNA encoded by the exons ATGTCGTGCTGCGGCGGTGCGGAGGAAGAAAACTACGGCCCCCCTCCTAACCAATATACAACTGCTCCACCCCGAGGTGGCGGTGGAGGTGCATATGGAGGCGGAG GAGAGCCAAGGAGTTCCAATCCGGTTAAAAGTGGGGCTCCGGCAAAGGCCTTGCCTATTGAAATTCCGGCTATGCCTTTGGATGAGTTAAATAGGCTAACGGGTAACTTTGGTCAAAAGGCTTTGATAGGGGAAGGTTCTTATGGTCGGGTTTTCTATGCGAAACTAAGTAGTGGTAAGCCTGTTGCAATTAAGAAGTTGGATGCAGGTTCAGGAGAGCCAGACTCAGATTTTGGATCTCAA TTATCAACAGTATCAAGACTTAAGCATGACCATTTTGTGGAGTTGATGGGGTATTGCTTAGACGGAAATAATCGAATTTTGGTTTTCGAGTTTGCACAGATGGGGTCTTTACATGACATATTGCATG GAAGGAAAGGAGTACAAGGAGCTGAACCTGGTCCAGCTCTAAGTTGGAATCAAAGAATTAAAATTGCCTATGGTGCAGCCAAAGGCCTCGAGTATCTGCATGAAAAGGTTCAACCTTCCATAGTTCATCGGGATGTCAGATCCAGCAATGTGCTACTCTTCGATGATCATGTTGCGAAAATTGCAGACTTCAACTTGACCAATCAGTCATCAGACACAGCTGCACGACTTCATTCGACTAGAGTTTTGGGAACCTTTGGCTATCATGCTCCTGA GTATGCTATGACGGGGCAGATAACACAGAAGAGTGATGTTTACAGTTTTGGGGTTGTTCTATTAGAGCTCTTGACCGGAAGAAAACCTGTAGACCATACAATGCCAAAAGGACAACAGAGTCTTGTTACCTGG GCAACTCCAAGATTGAGCGAGGACAAAGTGAAGCAGTGTGTTGATCCCAAACTAAACAACGACTACCCACCAAAGGCGATTGCTAAG TTGGCAGCAGTGGCAGCACTTTGTGTGCAGTATGAAGCTGACTTCCGGCCAAACATGACAATTGTTGTGAAGGCTCTACAGCCATTACTCAATTCATCAAAACCTGCTGGACCAGACACAAATGCTTAG
- the LOC126798240 gene encoding probable protein kinase At2g41970 isoform X4, producing MSCCGGAEEENYGPPPNQYTTAPPRGGGGGAYGGGEPRSSNPVKSGAPAKALPIEIPAMPLDELNRLTGNFGQKALIGEGSYGRVFYAKLSSGKPVAIKKLDAGSGEPDSDFGSQLSTVSRLKHDHFVELMGYCLDGNNRILVFEFAQMGSLHDILHGRKGVQGAEPGPALSWNQRIKIAYGAAKGLEYLHEKVQPSIVHRDVRSSNVLLFDDHVAKIADFNLTNQSSDTAARLHSTRVLGTFGYHAPEYAMTGQITQKSDVYSFGVVLLELLTGRKPVDHTMPKGQQSLVTWATPRLSEDKVKQCVDPKLNNDYPPKAIAKLAAVAALCVQYEADFRPNMTIVVKALQPLLNSSKPAGPDTNA from the exons ATGTCGTGCTGCGGCGGTGCGGAGGAAGAAAACTACGGCCCCCCTCCTAACCAATATACAACTGCTCCACCCCGAGGTGGCGGTGGAGGTGCATATGGAGGCGGAG AGCCAAGGAGTTCCAATCCGGTTAAAAGTGGGGCTCCGGCAAAGGCCTTGCCTATTGAAATTCCGGCTATGCCTTTGGATGAGTTAAATAGGCTAACGGGTAACTTTGGTCAAAAGGCTTTGATAGGGGAAGGTTCTTATGGTCGGGTTTTCTATGCGAAACTAAGTAGTGGTAAGCCTGTTGCAATTAAGAAGTTGGATGCAGGTTCAGGAGAGCCAGACTCAGATTTTGGATCTCAA TTATCAACAGTATCAAGACTTAAGCATGACCATTTTGTGGAGTTGATGGGGTATTGCTTAGACGGAAATAATCGAATTTTGGTTTTCGAGTTTGCACAGATGGGGTCTTTACATGACATATTGCATG GAAGGAAAGGAGTACAAGGAGCTGAACCTGGTCCAGCTCTAAGTTGGAATCAAAGAATTAAAATTGCCTATGGTGCAGCCAAAGGCCTCGAGTATCTGCATGAAAAGGTTCAACCTTCCATAGTTCATCGGGATGTCAGATCCAGCAATGTGCTACTCTTCGATGATCATGTTGCGAAAATTGCAGACTTCAACTTGACCAATCAGTCATCAGACACAGCTGCACGACTTCATTCGACTAGAGTTTTGGGAACCTTTGGCTATCATGCTCCTGA GTATGCTATGACGGGGCAGATAACACAGAAGAGTGATGTTTACAGTTTTGGGGTTGTTCTATTAGAGCTCTTGACCGGAAGAAAACCTGTAGACCATACAATGCCAAAAGGACAACAGAGTCTTGTTACCTGG GCAACTCCAAGATTGAGCGAGGACAAAGTGAAGCAGTGTGTTGATCCCAAACTAAACAACGACTACCCACCAAAGGCGATTGCTAAG TTGGCAGCAGTGGCAGCACTTTGTGTGCAGTATGAAGCTGACTTCCGGCCAAACATGACAATTGTTGTGAAGGCTCTACAGCCATTACTCAATTCATCAAAACCTGCTGGACCAGACACAAATGCTTAG
- the LOC126798874 gene encoding E3 ubiquitin-protein ligase SINAT2, protein MATAKSETVDALNKPTPALGGKHNLYSTNGVHELLECPVCTSLMYPPIHQCPNGHTLCSDCKLRVQNCCPTCRYELGNIRCLALEKVAESLELPCIYQSLGCHDIFPYYSKLKHEQHCRFRLYNCPYAGSECSVTGDIPTLVNHLKDDHKVDMHDGSTFNHRYVKSNPHEVENATWMLTVFNCFGKQFCLHFEAFQIGMAPVYMAFLRFMGDDTEAKKFSYSLEVGGNGRKLIWQGIPRSIRDSHRKVRDSQDGLIIQRNMALYFSGGDRQELKLRITGRIWKEE, encoded by the exons ATGGCAACGGCAAAGTCAGAGACAGTTGATGCACTCAATAAGCCTACCCCTGCTCTGGGTGGAAAACATAATCTTTATTCAACCAATGGTGTGCATGAGTTACTTGAGTGCCCTGTCTGCACAAGTTTGATGTACCCTCCTATTCATCAG TGTCCTAATGGCCACACATTATGTTCGGACTGCAAGTTAAGGGTGCAGAATTGTTGCCCAACTTGCCGCTATGAGCTCGGGAATATCAGGTGTCTGGCTTTGGAGAAGGTTGCGGAATCATTGGAACTCCCTTGCATATACCAGAGTTTAGGTTGTCATGATATTTTCCCATACTATAGCAAGCTGAAGCATGAGCAACATTGTCGATTTCGCTTATACAATTGCCCTTATGCTGGATCTGAGTGCTCTGTTACAGGAGATATCCCAACTCTAGTTAATCATCttaaagatgatcacaagGTTGACATGCATGATGGGTCTACCTTTAACCACAGATATGTTAAATCAAACCCACACGAAGTTGAGAATGCGACTTGGATGCTAACT GTGTTCAATTGTTTTGGGAAACAATTTTGTTTACATTTTGAGGCTTTCCAGATAGGAATGGCTCCAGTCTACATGGCTTTTTTACGATTCATGGGTGATGATACTGAGGCTAAGAAGTTCAGCTATAGTTTGGAGGTTGGTGGAAATGGTCGTAAGTTAATATGGCAAGGAATTCCCAGGAGTATCCGTGACAGTCATAGAAAAGTTCGTGACAGCCAGGACGGACTCATAATTCAGAGAAATATGGCTCTCTACTTTTCTGGTGGGGATAGGCAAGAACTGAAGTTGAGGATTACTGGCCGGATATGGAAAGAAGAATGA